The sequence below is a genomic window from Polynucleobacter sp. MWH-UH19D.
CATGCTAGGCCGGATAGCAATGCAACTGCGGCTGCAGAGATTGCTTTCTTATGTAAAGTTTTCATGTATTACTCCTTACTGTTTGTAATGAAAAAGGGATTAATGCTTATTGCATGGAGTGATCATGACGGGCTGGTCGCTCCTGAATTTCGGGCCATTCCCCTTATTAATGCCAATGCACTATTTTGGTGCTATATATTGCACTTATATTGTGAATTTCTTCAGTTTTTAGGGCTTTTCAGTGATTTTTACTATTTTTGGTGCCTCAAATTAAAATACTAATGTGTGTTTTTTACGCAACTTTTAATCTCACTAAGAAGCCCATCATGCAAAAACCTGGCGAAATCCTCGAACAAATTCAGCGCATTGCTAACGATATGCAAAACAAAGTCGGTGAAGCGATTCGTAATTCCCCCGCGCAAGAGCTTGAAAAAAACGTTCGTGCCATGATGAACCAAGGTTTCCAAAAAATGGATTTGGTAACACGTGAAGAATTTGATTTACAAACCAAGGTTCTTGCAAAAACCAGAGAAAAACTAGAAGCGCTAGAGGCTAAAGTTGCCACTTTAGAGCAAACGAAATAATTTCTCGCGCCCTATTTGAAGTTTTTATTCTGGGTAAAACTCATTAAAGAAGTTTGTATATTCTTCTTTAGATAAAAGTGTTTTGGCATTATTGCCATCTGCATTTGTATGCAACACAGATACTTGATATGTCCAAACACCTCCATCAGCATTCGCTCTTGTAATCCAGCGCACTCTCATAGTTTGTTTGACTTTGACATCTCCACCAAAAAAGATGTAATAGTCTTTTGTCTGCAAGCGTTGACGCTGACTATTTTGAAAATAAGCTGTCTCATCAACAACCGATCCATCGGAAGCTTTTGCTCTATTTAATAAATTACTTTGTAATTGGGCAGTGATTTTTTGCACTAAATCAGCTTTAACATCTTTAGCTGGAATCTCAATTGAGCTAATCGAGTAGATATCATCATCGAGCTTTACTGCTTCAAGAGTCTGAACAAACTGTTGATCCCCTATTGAGATCTTGCGTTCAAGCTTATCTGGCTTCCCTGGAAATAGAGCGGCATATCTTTGCTCGGGTGCCTGTACTATTCGCCAATTTAACTTTGGACTACAAGCTATTACCAGAAGAAAAATTGCTAAGAGTAAATAAGATCGAGCAAAACTTTTAAACAACGCCTGCTCCGTGCGCCTGTTGATCAGCATGATAGCTAGATCGCACCATAGCACCTACAGCTGCATGAGAAAAGCCCATTTCATAAGCTTTTTCTTCAAACATTTTGAATACATCTGGATGGACATAGCGAGTCACGGGCAAATGATGGCCTGAGGGGGCTAGATATTGACCAATCGTCAACATATCAATGTTGTGTTCGCGCATGTCACGCATGACTTCCAAGATCTCTTCATCAGTTTCACCCAGACCAACCATTAAGCCACTTTTTGTTGGGATATGTGGGAAGCGCTCTTTAAAGTCTTTTAATAATTTCAGAGAATGCAAATAATCCGCGCCCGGACGAGCCTGTTTATACAAACGTGGAACAGTTTCTAAATTGTGATTCATAACATCAGGCAACCCACTAGGCGCATGCTCGGCAAATATGTCTAATGCCTTATCTAGTCTTCCACGAAAATCAGGCACCAACACTTCTATGCGAGTATCTGGAGAAAGCTCTCGAGACTGGGTAATGCAGTCCACATAGTGCATGGCACCACCATCGCGCAGATCATCACGATCTACGCTGGTAATGACTACATAATTCAGCTTGAGGGCTGCAATCGTACGCGCCAAGTTTGCAGGCTCTTTTTGATCAAGAGGGTCAGGCCTTCCATGACCTACATCACAAAATGGGCAACGCCTAGTGCACTTATCGCCCATAATCATAAATGTTGCAGCACCTTTGCCAAAGCACTCGCCGATGTTGGGGCAGCTTGCCTCTTCACAAACTGTTACTAATTCATTTTCACGAAGAATCTTTTTGATTTCGTTAAAACGAGAATTTCCTGAGGCAGCTTTCACCCGAATCCAATCGGGTTTTTTTAACACCTCTTCAAGCGGAACAATTTTGATCGGAATGCGAGCAGTCTTCTCACTCGATTTTTGCTTACGAGTAGCGTCATACTGAAGATCTTGACGCGCTTCAGTAGATTGATTGGTATCCGATTTATCTATGGTCATCTGGTGTTATCTAACTCATTAAGCCCATCTAACATTAAGTGCTTTTGTAAATGCTGCAAAAGCACCTGGCTAATTCTGTCTATATTGTCCTTGATCCCGAGGGTTTGCATATCAACAGTCTTTAAGCCCTCATAACCACAGGGGTGGATGCGCCCAAACGCCTCCAAATCAGTGGCTACATTTAATGCAAGGCCATGATACGAGCAACTTTTGGAGACTTTTAGCCCTAGTGCCGCAACTTTCGCCCCAATCCACTCACGTGGCATCTGTTCCTGCTCTGCAATATAGATTCCGGGGGCGCCCACTTTTCGCTCGGCTTTCACCCCAAATTCTGACAGGGTGTCAATAAGTGCTTGCTCAATACGAAAGAC
It includes:
- a CDS encoding accessory factor UbiK family protein — translated: MQKPGEILEQIQRIANDMQNKVGEAIRNSPAQELEKNVRAMMNQGFQKMDLVTREEFDLQTKVLAKTREKLEALEAKVATLEQTK
- the lipA gene encoding lipoyl synthase, whose amino-acid sequence is MTIDKSDTNQSTEARQDLQYDATRKQKSSEKTARIPIKIVPLEEVLKKPDWIRVKAASGNSRFNEIKKILRENELVTVCEEASCPNIGECFGKGAATFMIMGDKCTRRCPFCDVGHGRPDPLDQKEPANLARTIAALKLNYVVITSVDRDDLRDGGAMHYVDCITQSRELSPDTRIEVLVPDFRGRLDKALDIFAEHAPSGLPDVMNHNLETVPRLYKQARPGADYLHSLKLLKDFKERFPHIPTKSGLMVGLGETDEEILEVMRDMREHNIDMLTIGQYLAPSGHHLPVTRYVHPDVFKMFEEKAYEMGFSHAAVGAMVRSSYHADQQAHGAGVV
- the lipB gene encoding lipoyl(octanoyl) transferase LipB, translated to MKALVKHLGVADYAKTYAAMQAFTKERDTNTVDEIWVLEHPPVFTLGLAGDSSNLHSPSNQIPMVQVDRGGEITYHGPGQLVVYLLLDLKRLGIYVKELVFRIEQALIDTLSEFGVKAERKVGAPGIYIAEQEQMPREWIGAKVAALGLKVSKSCSYHGLALNVATDLEAFGRIHPCGYEGLKTVDMQTLGIKDNIDRISQVLLQHLQKHLMLDGLNELDNTR